In Streptomyces chartreusis, the following proteins share a genomic window:
- the rfbB gene encoding dTDP-glucose 4,6-dehydratase encodes MTRLLVTGGAGFIGANFVHHTLTTRPEFEICVLDALTYAGNRDNLKAVAGDIRFVEGDICDTELVDRLVADADLVVHLAAESHVDNSLRDPGPFVRSNVMGTYVLLEAVRRHDRRFHHISTDEVFGDLPLDSEEKFTEASPYNPSSPYSATKASSDMLVRAWVRSFGVAATLSNCANNYGPYQHAEKFIPRQVTNVLTGRLPKLYGTGRNVREWTHVEDHNEAVHLILEKGGIGETYLIGSGCEMSNKAIVKILLDLMGKPVDRYEEILDRPGHDLRYANDSSKLRTRLGWQPRHRSLRSGLAATIDWYRENPWWWASRKDAVESAYDARGG; translated from the coding sequence ATGACGCGCCTGCTCGTGACCGGCGGTGCCGGTTTCATCGGTGCCAACTTCGTGCACCACACGCTGACCACACGACCCGAGTTCGAGATCTGTGTCCTGGACGCGCTGACCTACGCCGGCAACCGCGACAACCTCAAGGCCGTGGCCGGCGACATCCGCTTCGTCGAAGGGGACATCTGCGACACGGAGCTCGTCGACCGCCTCGTCGCCGACGCCGACCTCGTCGTCCACCTGGCCGCCGAATCGCACGTCGACAACTCGCTGCGCGACCCCGGACCGTTCGTCCGCAGCAACGTCATGGGGACCTACGTCCTGCTGGAGGCCGTGCGCCGGCACGACCGGCGCTTCCACCACATCTCCACCGACGAGGTCTTCGGCGACCTCCCGCTCGACTCCGAGGAGAAGTTCACCGAGGCGAGCCCCTACAACCCGTCGAGCCCCTACTCCGCGACCAAGGCGAGCTCGGACATGCTGGTACGGGCATGGGTGCGCTCCTTCGGGGTGGCGGCGACGCTGTCGAACTGCGCCAACAATTACGGGCCCTATCAGCACGCGGAGAAATTCATCCCGCGTCAGGTCACCAACGTCCTCACCGGCCGGCTGCCGAAGCTGTACGGGACCGGCCGCAACGTCCGCGAATGGACGCATGTCGAGGACCACAACGAGGCGGTCCATCTCATCCTGGAAAAGGGCGGGATCGGCGAGACCTATCTCATCGGATCCGGTTGCGAGATGAGCAACAAAGCGATTGTAAAAATACTCCTCGATCTCATGGGAAAACCGGTGGACCGGTATGAGGAGATACTCGACAGACCGGGCCACGATCTTCGCTATGCGAACGACTCGTCGAAGCTGCGGACCCGGCTCGGCTGGCAGCCGCGTCATCGGAGCCTTCGCTCCGGGCTCGCCGCGACCATCGACTGGTATCGCGAAAACCCCTGGTGGTGGGCGTCGCGCAAGGACGCCGTCGAGAGCGCGTACGACGCACGGGGCGGGTAG
- a CDS encoding antibiotic biosynthesis monooxygenase family protein: MREKPMLVFINRFTVSGDPLEFERAFAETAAHLARQPGFIRYRLIRSTQDPHSYANVAEWETAAALREALRGPEFDDHARRLRELARSEPQFYEVVTETDAIRSRR; this comes from the coding sequence ATGAGAGAGAAGCCGATGCTCGTCTTCATCAACCGGTTCACCGTCAGCGGCGATCCGCTCGAGTTCGAGCGCGCCTTCGCCGAGACCGCGGCCCACCTCGCGCGACAGCCGGGGTTCATCCGGTACCGCCTGATCCGCTCGACGCAGGACCCGCACTCCTACGCCAACGTGGCCGAATGGGAGACGGCGGCCGCCCTGCGCGAGGCCCTGCGCGGGCCGGAGTTCGACGACCACGCGCGCCGGCTGCGTGAACTGGCGCGCAGCGAGCCTCAGTTCTACGAAGTGGTCACCGAGACCGACGCGATCCGATCGCGGCGCTGA
- a CDS encoding NAD-dependent epimerase/dehydratase family protein — translation MSGPGKEPDRAAPARRPTLVVGAGGLMGRALCERLRASGADAVAATRDTPPLVRPDGTPAPALRAAGVVHYLATSVTPGLAETHPERVAADHETFVRTLDALATVENPPLVVLASTGLTVSESGDGRPCTEDAEALPKSAYARAKLALERELLSRSPLVPGMVARMTNVYGPGHALRRGYGVVAHWLAAVAQGRPLELYGDPDTTRDYLYVGDAVTALAGLGPEAVDLPFDVVNIGSGEATTLGRLLGVIREVTDRELTVRLCPGRGFDQPANLLDVDRAHRRLGWRARTPLAVGLERTWRALNGTAVAR, via the coding sequence ATGAGCGGGCCGGGAAAGGAGCCGGACCGGGCAGCGCCCGCGCGGCGGCCCACCCTGGTGGTGGGTGCGGGCGGGCTCATGGGCCGGGCGCTGTGCGAACGCCTGCGCGCGAGCGGAGCCGACGCCGTCGCCGCCACGCGCGACACACCCCCGCTGGTCCGGCCCGACGGAACACCCGCCCCGGCGCTGCGCGCCGCCGGCGTCGTCCATTACCTCGCGACGAGCGTGACCCCGGGCCTCGCCGAGACTCACCCCGAGCGCGTAGCGGCGGACCACGAGACGTTCGTACGGACGCTGGACGCGCTTGCGACCGTCGAGAACCCGCCGCTGGTCGTGCTGGCCAGCACCGGCCTGACCGTCAGTGAGTCCGGCGACGGCAGGCCGTGCACCGAGGACGCGGAGGCCCTGCCCAAGTCGGCGTACGCGAGGGCCAAGCTCGCCCTGGAGCGGGAGCTGCTGTCCCGCTCACCGCTGGTGCCGGGGATGGTGGCGCGGATGACCAACGTGTACGGCCCGGGGCACGCGCTGCGCCGCGGGTACGGCGTCGTCGCCCACTGGCTGGCCGCCGTCGCGCAGGGACGCCCGCTGGAGCTGTACGGCGACCCGGACACCACCCGGGACTACCTCTACGTCGGCGACGCGGTGACCGCGCTCGCCGGGCTCGGCCCGGAAGCGGTCGACCTGCCGTTCGACGTCGTCAACATCGGGTCGGGGGAGGCGACCACGCTCGGCCGGCTGCTCGGCGTCATCCGTGAGGTGACCGACCGGGAGCTGACCGTCCGGCTGTGCCCCGGCAGGGGGTTCGATCAGCCCGCCAACCTCCTCGACGTCGACAGGGCACACCGGCGGCTCGGCTGGCGGGCGCGCACTCCGCTCGCCGTGGGCCTGGAACGCACCTGGCGTGCGCTGAACGGCACGGCGGTGGCGCGGTGA